A region from the Acidiferrobacter sp. SPIII_3 genome encodes:
- a CDS encoding ImmA/IrrE family metallo-endopeptidase, whose protein sequence is MFPGRRKSPVVVAAEKAAQSTLDNLWGDGGFPVDPFRLAKQLGLEVWSAALNEGVAGQLAKVPGRAPVVILNRVDPRNRQRFTCAHELGHYYQRVKQQEACDYADTSTYAYVDFRDGRSSSGTDMEEQFANAFAAALLMPAEAVKKAAQKGWNLLVLADFFGVSAEAMRFRLCNLGLEAAD, encoded by the coding sequence ATGTTCCCCGGGCGCAGAAAATCACCCGTAGTGGTAGCCGCTGAAAAGGCCGCTCAATCCACCCTGGACAATCTGTGGGGCGACGGGGGTTTTCCGGTTGACCCATTTCGGCTGGCCAAACAGCTTGGATTGGAGGTGTGGAGCGCCGCCCTTAATGAAGGGGTAGCTGGGCAGCTCGCCAAAGTGCCCGGGCGAGCGCCTGTCGTCATACTCAACCGGGTCGACCCGCGTAATCGGCAACGCTTTACCTGCGCTCACGAACTCGGGCATTACTACCAGCGGGTCAAGCAACAAGAAGCTTGCGATTACGCGGACACCAGCACTTACGCGTACGTGGATTTCCGGGACGGGCGTTCCAGCTCCGGCACAGATATGGAGGAACAGTTCGCGAACGCGTTTGCAGCTGCCCTGCTGATGCCGGCCGAAGCGGTTAAAAAAGCTGCACAAAAGGGCTGGAACCTGTTGGTGCTCGCGGATTTCTTCGGCGTATCGGCCGAGGCAATGAGATTTAGACTGTGTAACCTCGGCCTTGAAGCCGCCGACTGA
- a CDS encoding CopG family ribbon-helix-helix protein yields the protein MPDATFTFRVDETLKDAFTTAAKTRDRSGAQLLRDFMRDFVRTQEEAGAHAAWFRSAVQAGLDAADAGDTVAAEDGEAEARAWRAQTRRKQAHSGS from the coding sequence ATGCCGGATGCCACTTTCACGTTTCGGGTGGATGAGACCTTGAAAGACGCGTTCACGACGGCCGCAAAGACCCGGGACCGCAGTGGCGCGCAGCTGCTGCGCGACTTCATGCGGGACTTCGTCCGCACGCAAGAGGAGGCGGGCGCCCATGCGGCCTGGTTCCGCAGTGCGGTGCAGGCCGGCCTCGATGCCGCCGATGCTGGAGATACGGTAGCGGCGGAAGATGGGGAGGCCGAGGCCCGGGCATGGCGTGCTCAGACGCGGCGTAAACAGGCCCATTCCGGCTCGTGA
- a CDS encoding DUF4338 domain-containing protein, translating into MTHRYCGRDFSAQDLHQIVDLIAQAPELSRTALSQRVCQQLRWLKPDGGLKEMSCRVAMLRMQEDGLIALPRARAANFDTRRAPVATAATDPQCEITQRVDRLGRLEFLPVRSDMKRDSRLWNEYIQRYHYLGYTPLSGAQLRYFVAIDGQCVALLSFGAAAWKTAPRDQFIGWSDTKRRQHLHRIVNNARFLILPWVRSQGLASKILGRMARQLPGDWQSRYGYRPVLLETFVQSDRFRGTCYQAANWIPVGQTRGRGKLDVNHEHTLPVKDIWLYPLEKSFRQQLLEKSFRQQLTA; encoded by the coding sequence GTGACTCATCGGTATTGCGGACGGGATTTCAGCGCCCAGGATCTGCACCAGATCGTCGATCTGATCGCCCAGGCCCCCGAGTTGTCGCGTACGGCGCTCTCGCAGCGCGTCTGCCAGCAGTTGCGCTGGTTGAAGCCCGACGGCGGACTGAAGGAGATGAGCTGCCGCGTGGCGATGCTGCGCATGCAAGAGGATGGCTTGATCGCCCTGCCGAGGGCGCGGGCCGCCAACTTCGATACCCGGCGCGCGCCCGTCGCCACGGCGGCCACCGATCCCCAGTGCGAGATCACCCAGCGCGTCGATCGTCTCGGAAGGCTGGAGTTTCTCCCCGTCCGTTCGGACATGAAGCGCGATTCGCGGCTCTGGAATGAGTATATCCAGCGCTATCACTATCTGGGCTATACACCCCTGTCGGGCGCGCAGTTGCGCTACTTCGTCGCGATCGACGGGCAGTGCGTGGCCCTGCTCAGCTTTGGCGCCGCCGCTTGGAAAACCGCGCCGCGCGATCAGTTCATCGGCTGGAGCGATACCAAGCGCCGTCAGCACCTGCATCGCATCGTCAACAACGCGCGTTTCTTGATCCTACCGTGGGTGCGATCGCAGGGTTTGGCCTCCAAGATCTTGGGGCGCATGGCCCGCCAGTTGCCTGGCGATTGGCAGAGCCGCTACGGCTATCGCCCCGTGCTCCTGGAGACCTTCGTACAATCGGATCGTTTCCGTGGCACCTGCTACCAAGCCGCCAACTGGATCCCTGTTGGCCAAACCCGTGGTCGCGGCAAACTCGATGTGAATCACGAGCACACCCTACCGGTCAAAGACATTTGGCTGTACCCGCTTGAGAAGTCCTTCCGCCAGCAACTGCTTGAGAAGTCCTTCCGCCAGCAACTGACCGCGTAG
- a CDS encoding IS66 family transposase → MQLKWDAQYWQKQHQRALSRETELKGQIERLRAQVRNLRQRVFGRKTEKSTAHSEQHSQPEAKRPRGQQWGSVGHGRVDFSHLPVRVEDHDVSEAERRCPRCGKAATVFPGTEESEVIEIEVQAYRRVIRRKRYRPSCRCEDWPGILTAPGPARLIPKGILGISVWVEILLNKYLYAQPTNRLLRSWTSIGFTPSQGTIIGGLKHLAPLFTPVVAALQAQQLTEGLCHADETSWRVFESIDGKVGHRWYLWVIRSTSAIVYVMAPGRGADVPLAYFSQLLVQTVVVCDRYAAYKKLARLIDLLLAFCWAHVRRDFLTLARSYPDTEAWAMGWVQRIGTLYHLNDVRLAVRDDPARFAEHDRQLRVHLEQMSADRSIQRADARLPPAAHKVLVSLQNHWEGLTVFVDRPEIAMDNNRAESALRNEVLGRKAYYGSGSVWAAHLAGSLFSLLMTLVHCWQINPRLWLTQYLQACAEHGHPPTDLSPFLPWTMSAQRLAALRLGGDSPTAPPPTDIAVDTS, encoded by the coding sequence GTGCAGCTGAAGTGGGACGCACAGTATTGGCAGAAGCAACATCAACGGGCACTGAGTCGCGAGACAGAACTCAAAGGCCAGATCGAGAGGCTGCGCGCGCAGGTGCGCAATTTGCGCCAACGCGTATTCGGACGCAAGACGGAGAAGAGCACCGCGCACAGCGAGCAGCACAGTCAGCCGGAGGCGAAGCGCCCACGTGGTCAGCAATGGGGGAGCGTGGGCCATGGGCGCGTGGATTTCTCGCATCTGCCGGTACGCGTGGAAGACCATGATGTCAGCGAGGCGGAGCGCCGTTGTCCCCGGTGCGGCAAGGCCGCTACGGTATTCCCCGGGACCGAAGAGAGCGAAGTCATTGAGATCGAGGTCCAGGCGTATCGGCGCGTGATTCGACGTAAGCGCTATCGACCGAGCTGCCGGTGCGAGGACTGGCCGGGGATCCTGACGGCGCCTGGGCCGGCCCGTTTGATCCCCAAAGGGATACTGGGGATCTCGGTGTGGGTCGAGATCCTGCTGAACAAATACCTGTATGCCCAGCCGACGAACCGTTTGTTGCGGTCGTGGACGAGTATCGGCTTTACGCCCTCGCAGGGCACGATCATTGGCGGACTGAAACATTTGGCACCGCTCTTCACGCCGGTGGTTGCGGCACTGCAAGCGCAGCAGTTGACCGAGGGGCTGTGTCACGCCGATGAGACCAGTTGGCGAGTGTTCGAGTCGATTGACGGCAAGGTCGGGCATCGTTGGTATCTGTGGGTGATCCGTTCGACCTCGGCGATCGTGTATGTGATGGCACCCGGGCGCGGCGCAGACGTGCCGCTGGCGTATTTTTCCCAGCTCTTGGTGCAGACGGTCGTGGTGTGCGATCGGTACGCGGCGTACAAAAAGCTGGCGCGCCTCATCGACCTGTTACTCGCCTTTTGTTGGGCTCACGTGCGGAGAGACTTTCTCACCCTGGCACGCAGCTATCCGGATACCGAAGCCTGGGCCATGGGCTGGGTGCAGCGCATTGGCACGCTGTATCATCTCAATGATGTGCGCTTGGCCGTGCGCGACGACCCGGCGCGCTTTGCCGAACACGATAGGCAGCTCAGAGTGCATCTCGAGCAGATGAGTGCCGATCGCAGCATACAGCGTGCCGATGCGCGCCTGCCCCCTGCCGCCCACAAAGTCCTGGTGAGTTTGCAGAACCACTGGGAGGGCTTGACGGTGTTTGTCGACCGACCCGAGATTGCCATGGACAACAACCGCGCCGAAAGCGCTCTGCGCAACGAGGTGCTCGGCCGCAAAGCCTATTATGGCTCGGGCAGTGTGTGGGCCGCGCACTTGGCCGGTTCCCTGTTCTCCCTTCTCATGACCCTGGTGCATTGCTGGCAGATCAACCCGCGTCTCTGGCTTACGCAATATCTCCAAGCCTGCGCCGAACACGGGCATCCGCCCACCGATTTATCACCCTTTTTGCCTTGGACGATGAGTGCGCAGCGTCTGGCGGCGCTCCGCTTGGGCGGGGACTCGCCCACGGCGCCCCCGCCCACCGACATCGCGGTCGACACCTCGTGA
- a CDS encoding helix-turn-helix transcriptional regulator, translating to MNSIDQWLEESEDNRKVYAQEGLILDVTESIWEALERRGWNKKALADGLGTSRAHVTQLLDGSRNMTLRTLSDIAFSLHMRVDVRLCDENATNAWEDAGPGPLRRPFS from the coding sequence GTGAACTCCATCGACCAATGGCTTGAAGAGTCGGAAGACAACCGCAAGGTGTATGCGCAAGAAGGGTTGATTCTCGATGTCACGGAGAGCATCTGGGAGGCGCTGGAAAGGCGTGGGTGGAACAAGAAAGCGCTCGCCGATGGCCTGGGGACAAGTCGCGCGCACGTTACGCAGCTGCTCGACGGGTCCCGTAACATGACGCTCCGAACGCTCTCCGATATCGCGTTCAGCCTCCATATGCGGGTTGATGTCCGTCTGTGCGACGAGAATGCTACCAACGCGTGGGAAGACGCCGGGCCCGGCCCACTGCGCAGACCGTTCTCTTGA
- a CDS encoding DUF4926 domain-containing protein yields MKTLDVVALVKDCPEEGLRRGQVGTVVDAPSPGVYLVEFADIGGEPYAFLMAPETDLLVLHHRPALKVA; encoded by the coding sequence ATGAAAACGCTTGATGTCGTCGCTCTGGTCAAGGATTGTCCCGAGGAAGGCTTGCGGCGCGGGCAGGTCGGCACCGTCGTGGATGCCCCGTCCCCGGGCGTCTATTTGGTGGAATTCGCGGACATCGGGGGAGAGCCCTATGCCTTCCTCATGGCACCCGAGACGGATTTGCTGGTGCTTCATCATCGCCCGGCGCTCAAAGTCGCATAG
- a CDS encoding DUF6883 domain-containing protein encodes MKLPCGERAIVGDDKLSGYCLNSEHPEGRHKARVFQSLLGLGPEQADILKAALCQAATGESAERVGTTPYGDLYIVDFAMPAKDKTAPVRSVWIIRGGEEVPRLVSCYVRKLALRGGYENA; translated from the coding sequence GTGAAGCTCCCCTGTGGAGAGCGGGCCATTGTCGGAGATGACAAACTCAGCGGGTATTGCCTGAATTCTGAGCACCCGGAGGGTCGTCACAAGGCGCGCGTTTTCCAGTCCCTGCTTGGCCTGGGACCGGAACAGGCCGACATCTTGAAGGCAGCCCTTTGCCAAGCCGCCACGGGGGAGTCGGCAGAGCGGGTCGGAACCACCCCATACGGTGACTTGTACATCGTGGATTTCGCCATGCCGGCCAAGGACAAGACGGCGCCTGTGCGGTCGGTGTGGATAATCCGCGGAGGGGAAGAAGTACCACGTCTGGTCAGTTGTTACGTGCGCAAGCTGGCATTGCGAGGTGGATATGAAAACGCTTGA
- a CDS encoding type II toxin-antitoxin system HicB family antitoxin, producing MDFHIEYEREEDGRWLAEVPEIPGVLVYGATSDEAMAKAETLALRVLAERIECGENRPMAIRIGFVAA from the coding sequence ATGGATTTCCATATCGAATACGAGCGCGAAGAGGATGGGCGCTGGCTCGCGGAGGTCCCGGAGATTCCGGGAGTCCTCGTCTATGGTGCCACGTCCGATGAGGCCATGGCCAAAGCCGAGACCCTGGCGCTTCGCGTTCTCGCCGAACGTATCGAGTGTGGTGAGAACCGCCCCATGGCCATTCGTATCGGCTTTGTGGCCGCGTGA
- a CDS encoding type I restriction endonuclease subunit R, translating into MPELSNVHTEKVFEDEVCAHLAAHGWSVRTHLKDATAYSRELALFPDDLLAFVQTTQPDEWTKFRKWHNGETETVFLKRVAEQLDRHGTLYLLRHGFKDRDARFTLCQFRPAHQKNPKLREAYDANRLTVIRQLHFSLHDERSLDLTLFVNGLPVATAELKTDLTQNVQDAIRQYKTDRLPRDVKTREVEALLQFKTRALVHFAVSTDEVFMTTRLAGPDTVFLPFNLGRPDGFGGASAGNPPAPKGKGYPTWYLWERVWARDTWLDILGNFLHVSRRETEGGKSFSETLIFPRYHQLDVVTRLMAAARSEGPGHSYLIQHSAGSGKSNSIAWCAHRLAALHTDRDERVFDSVIVITDRRVLDRQLQDTVRQFEHKAGVVEAIDENSQQLAHALADGTPIIVTTLQKFPFIHQKVAGLSDRRFALIIDEAHSSQSGAAAQKLRAALTSVPPQVAEAAGTYTVEAPAGESLEEEAPAPDDEDGEDAINRAITARARPANCAYFAFTATPKNKTLELFGRPGEDGTPVAFHIYSMRQAIEEGFILDVLKNYVSYKAFYKLAAAADKEVPERRAKRALARYAHLHPHNIAQKVVVIVEHFRAHVAAKLAGRARAMVVTNSRVAAVRYKLAMDRYIKDQRYTDMKTLVAFSGRVADPDSGPDEFSESNMNPQLHGLDPAQGFQEEGYRVLIVANKYQTGFDAPLLQAMYVDKRLAGVLAVQTLSRLNRTYPGKDNPFVLDFVNDPQEILQSFTPYYRAARLEEVTDPNIVHELQTKLDQAPVYLSSEIEAFAQAFFNPKRQQAGLHAYLKPAADRFRALPEEEADTFRKDLGTFLRLYDFLSQIIPYNDPDLEKRYVFGKNLMPRIAADDSQDALQIDADVRLTHYRLQRLGEQSLDLASGESQPLQPVSEAGTGKAYTDEQRRLAEIVEKMNDLFSGDLSEADMVGYVTTIKGKLLENPTLAAQATSNTEEQFALGDFKAIFTDIVLDGQEGHNAIANQILKDEHTFAAMQGMLARLVYAAFREARDRAGR; encoded by the coding sequence ATGCCTGAACTTTCCAACGTCCACACCGAAAAGGTCTTCGAAGACGAGGTTTGCGCGCATCTCGCCGCCCACGGCTGGTCGGTGCGCACGCATCTGAAAGACGCCACGGCCTACAGTCGGGAGTTGGCGCTCTTTCCCGATGACCTGCTCGCCTTCGTGCAAACCACCCAGCCGGATGAATGGACCAAGTTCCGTAAATGGCACAACGGCGAGACCGAGACCGTCTTCCTCAAGCGCGTCGCCGAACAACTCGACCGCCACGGCACCCTGTATCTTCTGCGTCACGGCTTCAAGGACCGCGACGCCCGTTTTACTCTCTGCCAGTTTCGCCCGGCGCACCAGAAGAACCCCAAGCTTCGGGAGGCGTATGACGCCAACCGGCTCACCGTCATTCGTCAGCTGCATTTCAGCCTCCATGACGAAAGGAGCCTGGACCTTACGCTCTTTGTCAACGGCCTGCCGGTGGCGACCGCGGAATTGAAGACGGATTTGACCCAGAACGTGCAGGACGCCATCCGCCAGTACAAGACCGACCGCCTCCCGCGTGACGTCAAGACCCGCGAGGTCGAGGCCCTTCTGCAGTTCAAGACCCGTGCGCTCGTGCACTTTGCGGTCTCCACGGACGAAGTCTTCATGACGACGCGCCTGGCCGGGCCCGACACGGTCTTTCTGCCCTTCAATCTGGGGCGTCCGGATGGGTTTGGGGGTGCCAGCGCCGGCAACCCACCTGCGCCCAAGGGCAAAGGCTACCCCACCTGGTACCTCTGGGAGCGGGTGTGGGCGCGCGATACCTGGCTCGATATCCTGGGCAACTTCCTGCATGTGAGCCGCCGGGAGACCGAGGGCGGTAAGAGTTTTTCCGAGACCCTCATCTTCCCGCGCTACCATCAGCTCGATGTGGTGACCCGCCTCATGGCCGCGGCCCGCAGCGAGGGCCCCGGCCACAGCTATCTCATCCAGCACTCGGCCGGGTCGGGGAAGTCCAACTCCATTGCCTGGTGCGCGCACAGGCTCGCGGCCTTGCACACCGACCGAGACGAGCGGGTCTTCGACTCGGTCATCGTCATCACCGACCGCCGGGTCCTCGACCGCCAGTTGCAGGACACCGTCCGCCAGTTCGAGCACAAGGCCGGGGTGGTGGAGGCGATAGATGAGAACAGCCAGCAGCTGGCGCACGCGCTTGCGGATGGCACGCCCATCATCGTCACCACCCTGCAGAAGTTTCCCTTCATCCACCAGAAGGTGGCGGGGCTTTCCGACCGGCGCTTTGCGCTCATCATCGACGAGGCCCACTCGAGCCAGTCGGGGGCCGCCGCCCAGAAGCTGCGCGCGGCCTTGACGAGCGTCCCGCCGCAGGTCGCCGAAGCGGCGGGGACCTACACTGTCGAAGCGCCCGCGGGCGAGAGCCTTGAGGAGGAGGCGCCCGCCCCGGACGACGAGGACGGCGAAGACGCCATCAACCGGGCAATCACCGCGCGGGCCCGGCCGGCCAACTGCGCCTACTTCGCGTTCACGGCCACCCCCAAGAATAAGACCCTGGAGCTCTTCGGGCGCCCGGGAGAAGACGGCACGCCCGTGGCCTTTCATATCTACTCCATGCGCCAGGCCATCGAGGAGGGCTTCATCCTCGATGTGCTCAAAAATTATGTGAGCTACAAGGCCTTCTACAAGCTCGCCGCGGCCGCCGACAAGGAGGTGCCGGAGCGCCGCGCCAAACGCGCCCTGGCCCGTTATGCGCATCTGCATCCCCACAATATCGCCCAGAAGGTGGTGGTCATCGTCGAGCACTTCCGCGCCCATGTGGCCGCGAAGCTCGCGGGGAGGGCGCGGGCCATGGTGGTCACCAACAGCCGGGTGGCGGCCGTGCGCTATAAGCTCGCCATGGACCGGTACATCAAGGACCAGCGCTACACGGACATGAAGACGCTGGTGGCGTTCTCGGGGCGCGTGGCCGACCCCGACTCGGGGCCCGACGAGTTCAGCGAATCGAACATGAACCCGCAGCTCCACGGCCTGGACCCGGCGCAAGGCTTTCAGGAGGAGGGTTACCGGGTGTTGATTGTTGCGAACAAGTACCAGACGGGCTTCGATGCACCGCTCCTGCAGGCCATGTATGTGGATAAGCGCCTCGCGGGCGTCCTGGCCGTGCAGACCCTCTCGCGGTTGAATCGCACCTACCCGGGCAAGGACAACCCCTTCGTCCTCGACTTCGTGAACGACCCGCAGGAGATTCTTCAGAGCTTCACGCCCTATTACCGCGCCGCGCGTCTCGAAGAGGTCACCGACCCCAACATCGTCCACGAGCTCCAGACCAAGCTCGACCAAGCCCCCGTCTACCTGTCCTCCGAAATCGAGGCCTTTGCGCAGGCCTTCTTTAACCCGAAACGCCAGCAGGCCGGTCTCCATGCCTACCTGAAACCCGCCGCCGACCGCTTCCGCGCCTTACCCGAAGAGGAGGCCGACACGTTTCGCAAGGACCTGGGCACCTTTCTGCGCCTCTATGACTTCCTCTCGCAAATCATCCCCTACAACGACCCCGACCTCGAAAAGCGCTATGTCTTCGGCAAGAACCTGATGCCGCGTATCGCCGCCGACGATTCCCAGGACGCCCTCCAGATTGATGCCGACGTGCGGTTGACGCATTACCGCCTGCAGCGCCTCGGGGAACAATCGCTCGACCTCGCAAGCGGCGAGTCCCAGCCGCTCCAGCCCGTGAGCGAGGCCGGGACCGGCAAGGCCTATACGGACGAACAGCGCCGCCTTGCCGAAATCGTCGAGAAGATGAACGACCTCTTCTCGGGCGATTTGAGCGAGGCCGACATGGTGGGCTATGTGACCACCATCAAGGGCAAGCTCCTGGAGAACCCGACACTCGCCGCCCAGGCGACCAGCAACACCGAGGAGCAGTTCGCGCTCGGCGACTTCAAGGCCATCTTCACCGACATCGTGCTCGACGGTCAGGAGGGTCATAACGCCATCGCCAACCAGATTCTGAAGGACGAACACACCTTCGCCGCCATGCAGGGGATGCTGGCGCGGCTGGTGTATGCGGCGTTTCGGGAGGCGAGGGACAGGGCCGGCAGATAA
- a CDS encoding GIY-YIG nuclease family protein: protein MTRPQTIQIFLPTGDPQGVRVAEITTRIVRVIEVPRSLLADFLKMPEAQQVGVYYLVGPAEEGEGSLLYIGQSGAVGTRLAQHNENKDFWNRALVAVSLTNSLTQTHALFLEWLGIKDAKTAGRYALDNGNAGARPHTPAPLEADCHEIQDTVRVLLATLGYPVFEAVGKSATRESAEEFFCRANGAEGRGLYTPEGFVLLKGSTGRRESVPSLHGTVYEHVRERLIESGVLRVEGDRIVVTRDYVFGSPSRAALVLLGRSANGWREWKNAAGQTLHDVKRIKVALTDMNDSHD from the coding sequence ATGACCCGCCCCCAAACCATCCAAATCTTCTTGCCGACAGGCGACCCGCAAGGGGTGCGCGTCGCCGAAATCACGACCCGCATCGTCCGCGTCATCGAGGTGCCGCGAAGCCTTCTCGCTGACTTCCTGAAGATGCCCGAAGCACAGCAGGTCGGCGTGTATTATCTCGTGGGGCCGGCGGAAGAGGGCGAGGGTTCTTTGCTGTACATCGGCCAAAGTGGTGCCGTCGGGACACGGCTCGCCCAGCACAACGAGAATAAGGACTTCTGGAACCGCGCCCTAGTGGCCGTGTCCTTGACGAATAGCCTCACCCAGACGCATGCGCTGTTTCTCGAGTGGCTCGGCATCAAGGACGCTAAAACTGCCGGGCGCTATGCGCTGGACAATGGAAACGCCGGCGCCCGGCCACACACACCGGCGCCGCTCGAGGCGGATTGTCACGAAATCCAGGACACTGTGCGTGTCCTTCTCGCCACCTTGGGCTATCCTGTCTTTGAAGCGGTCGGCAAATCCGCGACCCGGGAGAGCGCGGAGGAATTCTTCTGTCGTGCCAATGGCGCCGAGGGGCGCGGCCTGTATACACCGGAAGGATTCGTCCTGCTTAAGGGCTCGACGGGTCGGCGGGAAAGCGTACCCTCACTTCATGGGACGGTATACGAGCATGTCAGGGAACGGCTTATCGAAAGCGGCGTGTTGCGAGTCGAGGGAGACCGAATTGTGGTGACGAGAGATTATGTCTTTGGCTCTCCAAGTCGAGCGGCTCTAGTATTGCTCGGTCGTAGCGCAAATGGCTGGCGGGAATGGAAAAACGCCGCCGGCCAGACGCTGCATGATGTGAAACGGATAAAAGTGGCGCTTACAGACATGAATGATAGTCATGATTGA
- a CDS encoding restriction endonuclease subunit S: MKNGDAANLSAVRRLKYVADLNPTARQDLLEASDTEVSFLPMEAIGEDGSIKLGQMRPVSDVRNGYSYFEDGDVAFAKVTPCFENGKGALMSGLERGAGLGTTELTVLRARQGTSAQFLNYVVQSSRFRQFGAAAMTGAGGLKRVPDEFTRDFKTSWPSLTDQTRIANFLDEKTARIDALIGEKERLLYSVSELFKARLGTAVVEGLRDGARLTPAAGKGFEAVREDWELIPIKHIVTAGGGMTPSKDKAEFWDGEIPWVSPKDMKRFVLHDSEDHITDEAVRSTSLRLYPIDSVLVVVRGMILAHTFPVALNAIPVTINQDMKALRTNARMSPKYLAWMLRGLAPLMLSLTEESAHGTKALRTDQWATQHVPVPPRDEQAALVSQFEEWEQEAIELKAHLEEHIARLREYRASLISAAVTGQLDIDNFGRSGA; this comes from the coding sequence ATGAAGAACGGGGACGCAGCCAATTTATCTGCGGTAAGGCGGCTTAAGTATGTTGCGGACCTCAATCCGACCGCTCGCCAAGACCTCCTCGAAGCATCCGATACCGAGGTGTCGTTTTTGCCCATGGAAGCAATCGGAGAGGACGGCTCCATTAAGCTGGGCCAAATGCGCCCGGTATCCGATGTACGCAACGGCTACTCCTACTTCGAGGACGGGGACGTCGCATTCGCAAAAGTGACACCGTGTTTTGAAAACGGGAAAGGCGCGTTGATGTCCGGCTTAGAGCGCGGCGCGGGATTGGGCACCACCGAACTTACGGTGTTGCGTGCTCGGCAAGGTACAAGTGCACAATTCCTGAATTATGTGGTCCAATCCTCTCGGTTCCGCCAATTCGGCGCCGCCGCAATGACAGGGGCGGGCGGCTTAAAGCGGGTGCCGGATGAATTCACGCGCGACTTTAAGACGTCCTGGCCGTCTCTAACCGACCAAACTCGCATCGCCAACTTCCTCGACGAGAAGACGGCGCGGATTGATGCGCTGATTGGGGAGAAGGAGAGGCTGCTGTATTCAGTGTCCGAGTTATTCAAGGCGCGCCTCGGGACGGCCGTGGTTGAGGGGCTGCGCGATGGGGCCCGGTTGACACCGGCGGCGGGAAAGGGTTTTGAGGCCGTTCGCGAGGACTGGGAGCTTATACCCATAAAGCACATCGTCACCGCGGGTGGCGGCATGACCCCTTCGAAGGATAAAGCAGAGTTTTGGGATGGAGAAATCCCTTGGGTGTCACCAAAGGATATGAAACGGTTTGTGCTTCACGATAGCGAAGACCATATAACAGACGAGGCTGTGAGGTCGACATCGCTGCGATTGTACCCCATCGACTCGGTTCTCGTGGTAGTTCGCGGTATGATTTTGGCGCACACATTTCCTGTCGCATTGAACGCTATTCCAGTTACGATTAACCAGGACATGAAGGCATTACGTACGAATGCACGAATGTCTCCCAAGTATCTCGCGTGGATGCTCCGGGGGTTGGCTCCCTTAATGCTATCCCTCACCGAAGAGTCCGCGCATGGTACCAAGGCTCTGAGAACGGACCAGTGGGCGACCCAGCATGTACCTGTGCCCCCTCGCGACGAGCAGGCAGCGCTGGTTTCCCAGTTTGAAGAATGGGAGCAAGAAGCAATCGAGCTGAAGGCTCATCTTGAGGAGCATATCGCTCGTCTCCGCGAATACCGCGCCTCCCTGATTTCGGCAGCCGTGACCGGCCAGTTGGATATAGACAACTTCGGGCGGAGCGGCGCATGA
- a CDS encoding type I restriction-modification system subunit M N-terminal domain-containing protein, which yields MTFSELANFIWSVADLLRGDYKRADYGKIILPFTLLRRLECVLEPTKAKVFGGRPPARRLQARRLRQDYPALHPPAPLGVRARAH from the coding sequence ATGACCTTCTCTGAACTCGCCAACTTTATCTGGTCGGTGGCCGACCTCCTGCGCGGCGACTACAAGCGCGCCGACTACGGCAAGATTATCCTGCCCTTCACCCTCCTGCGCCGCTTGGAGTGCGTGCTCGAGCCCACTAAGGCCAAGGTCTTCGGTGGCCGACCTCCTGCGCGGCGACTACAAGCGCGCCGACTACGGCAAGATTATCCTGCCCTTCACCCTCCTGCGCCGCTTGGAGTGCGTGCTCGAGCCCACTAA